Proteins from one Bdellovibrio svalbardensis genomic window:
- a CDS encoding rhodanese-like domain-containing protein: MREITCQEVHEQRNKVRIIDVRTPEEFKGELGHIENAELVTLGPDLINFLNTLNRDESVVFVCRSGARSGQTTLLSEEMGFRQTSNMLGGMIQWNNLNLPVVKE; this comes from the coding sequence ATGCGTGAAATCACCTGCCAAGAGGTTCATGAGCAGCGCAATAAAGTGCGAATCATTGATGTCCGCACTCCCGAAGAGTTCAAGGGGGAGTTGGGGCATATTGAGAACGCAGAGCTAGTCACTCTCGGACCCGACTTAATAAATTTTTTGAATACTTTGAATCGCGATGAGTCTGTTGTTTTTGTATGTCGAAGTGGGGCTCGCTCGGGGCAAACGACTTTGCTGAGTGAAGAAATGGGATTTCGGCAGACAAGCAATATGCTTGGAGGCATGATTCAATGGAATAATTTAAATCTACCTGTGGTGAAGGAGTAA